One genomic region from Lepidochelys kempii isolate rLepKem1 chromosome 19, rLepKem1.hap2, whole genome shotgun sequence encodes:
- the SYNC gene encoding syncoilin, whose amino-acid sequence MCGTSPQDDKEGMLCARDLMADSEAPLELHVDDTGTSLELEGDVTDAPLEPEVAHAPLELHMDVTNAPLELNNTDAHLEQHVDGADAPLDLDVAESQTLSIEELGEHFQECIEAVEQLEKERDSLIQELTLLREPALEEIRQAHEEILAAYRLQAKGELERDNLRNEIRQVKHKLFKVTRECVACQYQLETRRHDMAQYAVYRAELETRVSQLSEEISQLRETCEKQKEQFRQRLEMPQYRGDSHYLQESRRLSMEFESFVAESRQGLEKHYEPQLVCLLERREASAKALQQTQGEIQGLKETLRPLQGEASRLRLQNRSLEEQIMLVKQKRDEEVLQYREQVEEMEERLRELKNEVQLQQRKNQELEELRTSLHQELSIYKGCLEIYGHLCNSEEKVDQD is encoded by the exons ATGTGTGGTACTTCACCACAGGACGATAAGGAAGGGATGTTATGTGCCAG AGACCTGATGGCAGATTCAGAAGCCCCTTTGGAGCTGCATGTGGATGATACAGGTACATCCTTAGAGCTCGAGGGAGATGTTACAGATGCCCCGTTGGAGCCTGAAGTTGCACATGCCCCCTTGGAGCTACATATGGATGTCACAAACGCCCCCCTGGAGCTGAACAACACAGATGCACACTTGGAGCAGCATGTGGATGGCGCAGACGCTCCCTTGGACTTAGATGTTGCAGAGTCCCAGACTCTCAGCATTGAGGAGCTAGGAGAGCATTTCCAGGAATGCATTGAAGCAGTGGAGcagctggagaaggagagagatagCCTCATCCAGGAACTCACGCTGCTCCGGGAACCTGCCCTTGAAGAAATCAGACAAGCTCATGAGGAGATACTGGCAGCCTACAGACTGCAGGCCAAGGGGGAGCTGGAGCGGGACAATCTGAGGAACGAGATCCGACAAGTCAAGCACAAGCTATTCAAGGTAACCAGAGAGTGCGTGGCTTGCCAGTACCAGCTGGAAACCAGACGGCATGACATGGCCCAATATGCAGTCTATCGGGCTGAACTGGAAACCAGGGTCAGCCAGCTTTCAGAAGAAATATCGCAGCTGAGAGAGACTTGTGAAAAACAGAAGGAACAGTTCAGGCAGCGCCTAGAAATGCCCCAATACCGGGGGGACAGCCATTACTTGCAGGAGAGCCGAAGGCTTTCCATGGAGTTCGAGAGCTTTGTGGCAGAGAGTCGCCAGGGCCTAGAGAAACACTATGAGCCACAGCTTGTGTGCCTTTTAGAAAGGAGAGAAGCCAGTGCTAAGGCTTTGCAACAAACACAGGGAGAGATTCAGGGGCTGAAGGAGACACTGCGACCACTGCAGGGAGAGGCCAGCAGGCTGCGGCTGCAGAACAGAAGTCTGGAAGAACAGATCATGCTCGTTAAGCAAAAACGGGACGAAGAAGTTCTCCAGTACAGG GAACAGGTGGAAGAGATGGAAGAGAGGCTAAGGGAGCTGAAAAATGAGGTCCAACTTCAGCAACGTAAGAACCAAGAATTAGAAGAGCTGAGGACCAGCCTGCACCAGGAGCTATCTATTTACAA GGGCTGCTTAGAAATCTATGGTCATCTTTGCAACTCAGAAGAAAAAGTAGACCAGGACTGA